One stretch of Emys orbicularis isolate rEmyOrb1 chromosome 7, rEmyOrb1.hap1, whole genome shotgun sequence DNA includes these proteins:
- the SPRN gene encoding shadow of prion protein translates to MKRRTATCWTLLLLAAFFCDSVTCKGGRGGARGAARGRGMARSRAKAAPRYGSSGVGLRVAAAAAAGAAAGVAAGAAHRRMRISGELGPDDGSEFQEGNRTGSSVYSYRSWTSAARAQDTAHLAISFCLVTGFFQLLPL, encoded by the coding sequence ATGAAGAGACGCACCGCCACCTGCTGGACGCTCCTCCTGCTGGCTGCCTTCTTCTGCGACAGCGTCACCTGCAAGGGTGGGCGGGGCGGAGCGCGGGGGGCGGCCCGTGGCCGGGGCATGGCCCGCAGCCGGGCCAAGGCTGCCCCTCGCTACGGCTCCTCGGGAGTGGGGCTGcgggtggcggcagcagcagcggcgggCGCGGCGGCAGGCGTGGCGGCGGGAGCGGCCCACAGGAGGATGAGGATCTCCGGAGAGCTTGGTCCAGATGACGGCTCTGAGTTCCAGGAAGGCAACAGGACGGGCAGCAGCGTGTACAGCTACCGCTCGTGGACCTCGGCTGCCCGGGCCCAGGACACGGCGCACCTTGCCATCTCCTTCTGCCTGGTGACTGGCTTcttccagctccttcccctgtaA